The following coding sequences are from one Gossypium raimondii isolate GPD5lz chromosome 4, ASM2569854v1, whole genome shotgun sequence window:
- the LOC105779973 gene encoding uncharacterized protein LOC105779973 yields the protein MGDSLLTALLMENHHPSTLLSMDSSASSHDELDLEMNRQTVLSRPPDINLPLSAERSPPPQPWNSDQCDILDVGLSSQAFEVESFLAAPKVERKFAKRVDSIWGAWLFFSFYFKPALNDKSKGKIIRDSNGVSGFDKSDLKLDIFMVQHDMENMYMWVFKERPENALGKMQLRSYMNGHSRQGERPFPFSVDKGFVRSHRMQRKQYRGLSNPQCLHGIEVVPAPNLMALSEEDRKRWMELTGRDLNFTVPPEASDFSSWRNLPNTDFELERPVPPPSIKSVSNSHSKKLLNGSGLNLCSQPSSHSNGDGMDLTLVSNKRRKELFRHRNNDDCYLPAVPPSDRILDMEIHPSEPHWLKDFSGIMKNVYGPVTAAKTIYEDEAGYLIIISLPFVDLQRVKVSWRNTLTHGIIKISCVSTSGMPFIKRHERTFKLTDPASEHCSPGEFVREIPLSTRIPEDANIEAYHDGPGSVLEIMVPKLRVVPEEHEVLVCLRPKLIGSDLMLT from the coding sequence ATGGGAGATTCTTTGCTCACAGCCTTGTTAATGGAAAATCATCACCCTTCCACCCTCTTATCTATGGATTCAAGTGCTTCTTCTCATGATGAATTGGATTTGGAAATGAATAGGCAAACTGTTCTTTCTCGGCCGCCTGATATCAATTTGCCTCTCTCTGCCGAGCGTAGCCCTCCCCCGCAGCCATGGAACTCAGACCAGTGTGATATTTTGGATGTTGGGCTCAGTTCACAAGCATTTGAGGTTGAGAGCTTCCTTGCTGCACCCAAAGTGGAACGAAAATTTGCCAAGCGGGTAGACAGCATATGGGGTGCTTGGTTATTCTTTAGCTTTTACTTTAAGCCTGCTTTGAATGACAAATCAAAGGGCAAGATTATTCGTGATAGCAACGGTGTTTCTGGTTTTGACAAATCAGATCTGAAGTTGGATATTTTTATGGTTCAACACGATATGGAGAATATGTACATGTGGGTTTTCAAGGAGAGACCCGAGAATGCTCTGGGTAAGATGCAACTCAGAAGCTACATGAATGGCCATTCTCGCCAAGGAGAGCGTCCATTTCCGTTTAGTGTGGATAAAGGATTTGTCCGTTCACACAGGATGCAGCGGAAGCAATACAGAGGATTGTCAAACCCCCAATGTCTACATGGGATTGAGGTTGTTCCAGCACCAAATCTCATGGCTCTGAGTGAGGAAGACCGGAAAAGGTGGATGGAGCTTACTGGAAGGGATTTAAACTTTACAGTTCCACCTGAAGCGAGTGATTTTAGTTCATGGAGGAACCTTCCAAACACAGATTTTGAGCTAGAGAGGCCTGTTCCTCCTCCTTCGATAAAGAGTGTTTCAAATTCTCACTCAAAAAAGCTTCTTAATGGATCTGGGCTGAATTTGTGTAGTCAACCATCTAGCCATAGCAATGGAGATGGGATGGACTTAACACTTGTTAGCAACAAAAGGAGGAAAGAACTTTTTCGGCATAGAAACAATGATGATTGCTATTTGCCTGCCGTTCCTCCATCTGACCGAATTCTGGATATGGAAATTCATCCCAGTGAGCCACACTGGTTAAAAGACTTCAGTGGGATAATGAAAAATGTGTATGGGCCCGTGACCGCTGCGAAAACTATCTACGAAGATGAAGCAGGTTACCTGATCATTATCAGCTTGCCGTTTGTCGATCTTCAGAGGGTCAAAGTCTCTTGGAGGAATACTCTCACTCATGGTATCATAAAGATATCTTGTGTTAGCACATCTGGCATGCCTTTCATCAAGAGACATGAAAGGACCTTCAAATTAACAGATCCTGCTTCTGAGCATTGCTCTCCTGGGGAGTTTGTTAGAGAGATCCCACTGTCAACTCGAATACCTGAAGACGCCAACATAGAAGCGTATCATGATGGACCAGGATCTGTCCTTGAGATTATGGTGCCAAAACTGCGTGTGGTACCTGAAGAACACGAAGTACTTGTCTGCCTCCGGCCTAAGCTTATTGGGAGTGATCTCATGTTGACATGA